A single genomic interval of Ramlibacter sp. harbors:
- the thiL gene encoding thiamine-phosphate kinase, which produces MGEFELIQRFFHRPARRSPLGPGDDCALLQPAPGMQLAVSSDMLVEGRHFLSTVDPARLGHKALAVNLSDLAACGARPLAFTLALALPRADEAFLAPFARGLLALADAHGCELVGGDTTQGPLNICITVFGEVPAGQALLRSGARAGDDLWVSGTLGDARLALEVFRGTLAVPAEVFEAARARMEQPEPRVALGQALRGVASAAVDLSDGLLGDLGHVLRASGVGATIDTSIATDLIAAGGRQSWTPALFDAEKQLELVLSGGDDYELAFTAPVSARDAVLAAGRAAQTAVTRIGRIEAEPGVRLIDAQGQALTRRYTSFDHFA; this is translated from the coding sequence ATGGGCGAGTTCGAGCTGATCCAGCGCTTCTTTCACCGGCCGGCGCGCCGTTCGCCGCTCGGGCCGGGCGACGACTGCGCGCTGCTGCAGCCCGCGCCGGGCATGCAGCTGGCGGTGTCCAGCGACATGCTGGTGGAGGGCCGCCACTTCCTGTCCACCGTGGACCCGGCGCGGCTGGGCCACAAGGCACTGGCGGTCAACCTCAGCGACCTGGCCGCCTGCGGCGCGCGGCCGCTGGCGTTCACGCTGGCGCTGGCCCTGCCGCGCGCCGACGAGGCCTTTCTGGCGCCGTTTGCGCGCGGTCTGCTGGCCCTGGCCGACGCCCACGGCTGCGAACTGGTGGGCGGCGACACCACCCAGGGCCCGCTGAACATCTGCATCACCGTGTTTGGCGAGGTGCCCGCCGGCCAGGCCCTGCTGCGCAGCGGCGCGCGCGCCGGCGACGACCTGTGGGTCAGCGGCACGCTGGGCGACGCGCGGCTGGCGCTGGAGGTGTTCCGCGGCACGCTGGCCGTGCCGGCAGAGGTGTTCGAGGCGGCGCGCGCGCGCATGGAGCAGCCCGAGCCGCGCGTGGCGCTGGGCCAGGCGCTGCGCGGCGTGGCCAGCGCGGCCGTGGACCTCAGCGATGGCCTGCTGGGCGACCTGGGCCACGTGCTGCGCGCCAGCGGCGTGGGGGCCACCATCGACACCTCGATTGCTACTGATTTGATAGCTGCTGGTGGCCGCCAGTCCTGGACTCCAGCCCTATTTGATGCTGAAAAGCAGCTGGAACTGGTGCTGTCGGGCGGCGACGACTATGAACTGGCCTTCACCGCGCCCGTTTCAGCACGCGACGCGGTGCTGGCCGCCGGCCGCGCCGCGCAAACGGCCGTCACGCGCATCGGCCGCATCGAGGCCGAGCCCGGTGTGCGGCTGATCGACGCGCAGGGCCAGGCGCTGACGCGCCGCTACACCTCGTTCGATCACTTCGCCTGA
- a CDS encoding LysR family transcriptional regulator gives MNQSFSPTLRQLRAFAAVYQLRKLSAAAEQLFVTQSAVSVLIRQMEQGLGARLFDRTTRSLQPTQAAREAIVVAERILRDVDSLGAGLRDLSGLRRGRVCLAITPTLAEILLPRVIGRFTAQHPEIRVVIDDCAPDQFVSRVIGEHVDFGIGTPERAGADVDTQTLVRDHLSVVCPRDHPLATRRTVRWTDLAGHPVITVRPGYGIRPLIDGTAARAGVALNVVNEVSFLSTALWMTGAGLGASIMPSAFASWSNDPHLVVKALTGPKVSRDISVVTRRGRSLSPACEGFIAVMRAELARAPARVPARQAK, from the coding sequence ATGAATCAGAGTTTCAGCCCCACCCTGCGCCAGCTGCGCGCGTTTGCCGCGGTCTACCAGCTGCGCAAGCTCAGCGCGGCGGCCGAGCAGCTGTTTGTGACGCAGTCCGCTGTCAGCGTGCTGATCCGCCAGATGGAGCAGGGGCTGGGCGCGCGGCTGTTTGACCGCACCACGCGCTCGCTGCAGCCCACCCAGGCGGCGCGCGAGGCCATCGTGGTGGCCGAGCGCATCCTGCGCGACGTGGACTCGCTGGGCGCGGGGCTGCGCGACCTCTCGGGCCTGCGCCGGGGCCGCGTCTGCCTGGCCATCACGCCCACGCTGGCCGAAATCCTGCTGCCCCGGGTCATTGGCCGGTTCACCGCGCAGCACCCCGAGATCCGGGTGGTGATTGACGATTGCGCGCCCGACCAGTTTGTCTCGCGCGTGATCGGCGAGCATGTGGACTTTGGCATCGGCACGCCCGAGCGGGCCGGCGCCGATGTGGACACCCAGACCCTGGTGCGCGACCACCTGAGCGTGGTCTGCCCGCGCGATCACCCGCTGGCCACACGCCGCACCGTGCGCTGGACCGACCTGGCCGGCCACCCGGTGATCACGGTGCGCCCGGGCTACGGCATCCGGCCCCTGATCGACGGCACGGCCGCCCGTGCCGGGGTGGCGCTGAACGTGGTTAACGAGGTCTCGTTCCTGTCCACGGCGCTGTGGATGACCGGCGCCGGCCTGGGCGCGTCCATCATGCCGTCGGCCTTCGCCTCGTGGTCGAACGACCCCCACCTGGTGGTCAAGGCCCTCACGGGGCCCAAGGTCTCGCGCGACATTTCGGTGGTGACGCGGCGCGGCCGCTCGCTGTCGCCGGCCTGCGAGGGCTTCATCGCCGTGATGCGCGCCGAACTGGCGCGGGCCCCGGCGCGTGTCCCGGCGCGTCAGGCGAAGTGA
- a CDS encoding tripartite tricarboxylate transporter substrate binding protein: MQTLSRTLAGWAAMAALAAGFSQPAAAQGPDYPNKPIRIVVTFPPGGSTDAVVRMLVPRLNEKLGQSVIVDNRPGAGGNIGLTVVAKAAPGDGYTLGVGAAGALSANSSLYAQMPFDPVKDLRPVSMLAAIPFVIIGHPSVAARSQRELIALAKSQPGKLSIAHGGNGTAMHLTAALFAQMADVKLVEIPYRGSGPAALDVLSGQVPLAVVDLPSALQHIKAGKLIAYGVTSPQRLPMLPDVPTVAEAGLPGYDSTGWFGVVAPAGTPPAIIARLNAEITAALNDDAIKTNMRNLGVEPAPGTAESFEAYIKSETEKWARVIKTAHIKLN, from the coding sequence ATGCAAACTCTTTCCCGCACCCTCGCGGGCTGGGCCGCCATGGCGGCCCTGGCAGCCGGCTTCAGCCAGCCGGCCGCGGCCCAGGGCCCCGACTACCCCAACAAGCCGATCCGCATCGTGGTGACCTTCCCGCCTGGCGGCAGCACCGACGCGGTGGTGCGCATGCTGGTGCCGCGCCTGAACGAGAAGCTGGGCCAGTCGGTGATCGTGGACAACCGCCCCGGCGCGGGCGGCAACATCGGGCTGACCGTGGTGGCCAAGGCCGCGCCCGGCGACGGCTACACCCTGGGCGTGGGCGCGGCCGGCGCTCTGTCGGCCAACAGCAGCCTGTATGCGCAGATGCCGTTCGACCCGGTCAAGGACCTGCGCCCGGTGAGCATGCTCGCGGCCATTCCCTTTGTGATCATCGGCCACCCCTCGGTGGCGGCGCGCAGCCAGCGCGAGCTGATCGCGCTGGCCAAATCCCAGCCCGGCAAGCTGTCGATCGCGCACGGCGGCAACGGCACGGCCATGCACCTGACCGCCGCGCTGTTCGCGCAGATGGCCGACGTGAAGCTGGTGGAGATTCCCTACCGCGGCTCGGGGCCGGCGGCGCTGGACGTGCTGTCGGGCCAGGTGCCGCTGGCGGTGGTGGACCTGCCGTCGGCGCTGCAGCACATCAAGGCCGGCAAGCTGATCGCCTATGGCGTGACCAGCCCGCAGCGCCTGCCCATGCTGCCCGACGTGCCCACCGTGGCCGAGGCCGGCCTGCCGGGTTACGACTCCACGGGCTGGTTCGGCGTGGTTGCGCCGGCCGGCACGCCGCCCGCGATCATCGCGCGGCTGAACGCCGAGATCACCGCCGCCCTCAACGACGACGCCATCAAGACCAACATGCGCAACCTGGGCGTGGAGCCGGCGCCGGGCACGGCGGAGTCGTTCGAGGCCT